The Castellaniella sp. genome includes a window with the following:
- a CDS encoding ParA family protein: MKSFAMKILAIAYRKGGVGKSTLAIHLAYTLAAQGKRVLLIDTDEDDLSEAFPDQADYSNCLVASNLFKGSLACAPRQVAENIWLVPADLEVVDVDDATQGELPDLRSTILENFSDSFDIAVIDTPPNLQRRLISVLAAADAVVSPVTISSFSIHRLPKFLNTVELIRSRYNPDLRNLGLVPFLVNSRSRNELEGIAFLLEEYGEEMVINQPIMQRACVPTSLALAKPIFQAPRSGSQRQASAEMRSACNEIIARLYA, encoded by the coding sequence ATGAAATCCTTTGCTATGAAAATACTGGCTATCGCCTATCGTAAAGGCGGCGTTGGGAAATCCACGCTTGCTATACACCTGGCATACACTCTTGCTGCACAGGGTAAACGCGTGCTGTTGATTGACACGGACGAAGATGATTTGTCTGAGGCTTTTCCAGATCAAGCCGACTACAGCAATTGTTTAGTGGCCAGCAACTTATTTAAAGGATCTTTGGCCTGCGCGCCCAGGCAGGTTGCTGAGAATATTTGGCTTGTTCCCGCTGATCTTGAAGTCGTCGACGTCGATGATGCGACCCAGGGTGAACTGCCCGATTTGCGATCCACCATTCTGGAAAACTTTTCCGACTCATTTGATATTGCTGTGATCGACACCCCCCCTAATCTACAGCGACGGCTGATCAGTGTCCTGGCAGCTGCTGACGCGGTGGTATCTCCGGTGACGATCAGCTCTTTTTCGATTCATCGCTTGCCGAAATTCCTGAACACCGTCGAGTTGATCAGGTCCCGCTACAATCCCGACCTAAGAAATTTGGGTCTGGTCCCCTTCCTAGTGAATAGCCGATCTCGCAACGAACTGGAGGGTATTGCCTTCCTTTTGGAAGAATACGGTGAAGAAATGGTGATCAACCAGCCCATCATGCAACGTGCATGTGTACCTACGTCGCTTGCCTTGGCAAAACCTATCTTTCAGGCGCCTCGAAGCGGCAGCCAACGCCAGGCTTCTGCCGAAATGCGCAGTGCTTGCAATGAAATCATCGCCCGGCTTTACGCCTGA
- a CDS encoding ParB/RepB/Spo0J family partition protein: MSVFTKGIRKSKLSEFEAPRPGEQQIDIDTDLIDFLPQQRSKDNPGLTTEALEELGANIVALGQIQSAVVRPNPDAPGRYIMVAGERRCRAVALKGLKLKAIVRTLTELEHLRIQRAENIHREALTNAEIAQALRADKETLGTLEAVAAEWQKSTNWVSERLRYLTAVESDPVVQQAIEQGVSSDVTTLNELSRLAKQDPAIAEDIVSQAAADPGRNIRQEVRDQLKKKKPRDPAAPKPATAPSSPTMPAPQTVASTRIDHTAQTDLAKVLISDTVEVIRHQSMWQLAGHEAIEFSTLDGLVAAVWGANPAIKVVVQASPAKQ; the protein is encoded by the coding sequence ATGAGTGTTTTTACTAAAGGCATCCGGAAATCCAAGCTGTCTGAATTTGAAGCCCCGCGACCAGGTGAGCAACAAATTGATATCGATACTGACCTGATCGATTTCTTACCCCAGCAGCGCTCCAAAGATAACCCTGGCCTGACAACAGAGGCACTGGAAGAATTAGGTGCAAACATCGTGGCCTTGGGCCAAATCCAGTCCGCTGTTGTGCGCCCGAACCCTGATGCACCTGGCCGCTACATCATGGTTGCAGGCGAACGACGTTGCAGAGCAGTGGCGCTGAAGGGCCTAAAGCTTAAAGCGATTGTTCGTACTCTCACTGAGCTGGAGCATCTTCGCATCCAACGGGCTGAAAATATTCACCGAGAGGCCCTGACGAACGCTGAAATTGCTCAGGCCTTGCGTGCTGACAAAGAAACCTTGGGCACATTGGAAGCCGTGGCCGCCGAATGGCAAAAAAGCACCAATTGGGTTTCTGAAAGACTGCGCTACCTGACGGCAGTTGAGTCTGATCCGGTGGTGCAACAAGCCATCGAGCAAGGTGTCAGCAGTGATGTGACAACCCTCAATGAGCTGAGTCGTCTGGCAAAACAAGATCCTGCTATCGCTGAGGACATCGTCTCGCAAGCAGCTGCAGATCCTGGTAGAAATATCCGACAGGAAGTCCGGGACCAGCTGAAGAAAAAGAAACCTCGCGATCCAGCGGCACCAAAGCCTGCAACTGCTCCTTCGTCACCTACGATGCCTGCGCCACAAACTGTTGCATCAACCCGTATTGATCACACAGCACAGACTGACCTTGCCAAAGTATTGATTTCTGACACAGTTGAAGTGATCAGACATCAGTCGATGTGGCAGTTGGCTGGGCATGAAGCCATTGAATTTTCGACGCTCGATGGCTTAGTAGCTGCAGTGTGGGGCGCGAACCCAGCTATTAAAGTAGTCGTACAAGCCAGTCCTGCAAAACAATAA
- a CDS encoding TrfB-related DNA-binding protein, protein MQKKRLTDLEFMSLAAEMGEVRNVQAQRLAYAALVDGRTLADIAREYGVTSPWVMQCRDLWWDAYLRLKCFPPGWVKATVIAPEPELKQFLDDIEVLRQAYLAKGGE, encoded by the coding sequence ATGCAGAAAAAACGCTTAACCGACCTAGAGTTTATGAGCCTGGCTGCCGAGATGGGCGAAGTACGTAACGTCCAAGCCCAACGGCTGGCGTATGCGGCCCTGGTGGATGGGCGCACACTTGCAGACATAGCACGGGAGTACGGTGTCACGAGCCCGTGGGTGATGCAGTGTCGGGACCTGTGGTGGGACGCCTACTTGCGCCTGAAATGCTTCCCGCCGGGATGGGTCAAAGCCACCGTCATTGCCCCCGAACCCGAACTAAAGCAATTTTTGGACGATATCGAAGTCCTACGCCAGGCATACCTGGCAAAAGGTGGCGAATAA